A stretch of the Arthrobacter sp. PAMC 25486 genome encodes the following:
- a CDS encoding glycosyltransferase — MSSQRRSQFFIVITTFNRADYLSELLSSVAALDPAPDGVIVVNNASTDSTVAAIESVRETFAQLPTPIPVIHHELAVNSGGAGGFSAGVERALAEGAQWMWLMDDDVTVVPGAVGAFGPWMDKYDALVGRRYDAAGEPFFWQNSFNTFLGLPLPVRGDIFEQTNEFPTNVGCFEGMLLHVDAVEGVGLPDSRFFLTWDDTIYGWLISLQRPVVYVNEFVLHKVRPQRSLNLGIRHLNDASDLSRYYVMRNRGLVAQYLRVHNRYNRFGFALGTALTMSKELLRLVGVEKTLRGTSRLFAGWRDSRQIMAADDFVPMQPLESSH, encoded by the coding sequence TTGAGTTCGCAGCGGCGCAGCCAATTCTTCATTGTCATCACCACGTTCAACCGTGCTGATTACCTGTCCGAGCTTCTTTCCTCCGTAGCTGCGCTGGATCCGGCCCCGGACGGGGTGATTGTGGTCAACAACGCCAGCACGGATTCAACCGTGGCTGCCATTGAATCGGTGCGCGAGACGTTTGCGCAGCTCCCCACCCCCATCCCCGTGATTCACCATGAGCTGGCCGTCAATTCCGGCGGTGCCGGCGGCTTCTCGGCCGGCGTGGAGCGTGCCCTGGCCGAAGGCGCCCAGTGGATGTGGCTGATGGACGACGACGTCACCGTGGTTCCCGGGGCCGTCGGCGCCTTTGGTCCGTGGATGGATAAATACGATGCACTCGTGGGACGCCGTTACGATGCCGCCGGCGAACCGTTCTTTTGGCAAAACAGCTTCAACACCTTCCTGGGCCTGCCACTGCCCGTGCGTGGGGACATCTTTGAGCAGACCAACGAATTTCCCACCAACGTTGGCTGCTTCGAGGGCATGCTCCTGCACGTTGACGCCGTCGAGGGCGTTGGCCTTCCGGACTCCCGGTTCTTCCTGACCTGGGATGACACCATTTACGGCTGGCTCATCTCCCTGCAGCGTCCGGTTGTGTATGTCAACGAGTTTGTCCTGCACAAGGTGCGCCCCCAGCGCAGCCTGAACCTGGGCATCCGCCACCTGAACGACGCCTCAGACCTGAGCCGCTACTACGTCATGCGCAACCGGGGCCTGGTTGCCCAGTACCTGCGCGTGCACAACCGGTACAACCGCTTCGGCTTTGCCCTGGGCACGGCACTGACCATGTCCAAAGAGCTGTTGCGCCTGGTCGGAGTTGAAAAGACGCTCCGCGGCACCAGCAGGCTGTTTGCCGGCTGGCGGGATTCCCGCCAGATAATGGCAGCCGACGACTTTGTGCCCATGCAACCACTGGAAAGCTCCCACTGA
- the prmC gene encoding peptide chain release factor N(5)-glutamine methyltransferase: MSRHDWTPLATSPHSPAEETAGAISPEPGERGPTHSPAEETAGAISPEPGERGPTHSPAESLLADAVESATAVLATAGVPSPAVDAQLLAAHLMGVNRGELAAMLFGTAVAPAGYGALIERRAAREPLQHITGTAYFRYLELAVGKGVFVPRPETESVVQLAIDVLTQMRQEDGGELLAVDLGTGSGAIAAALATEVAGSRVYAVELSDDAYPWAQRNLAGTGATLVHGDMRDAFLELDGTVDVVVSNPPYIPADAIPRDLEVRLHDPHMALYGGGADGMEMPTAAAATAARLLRPGGYFVMEHAEVQAAQMAALLEGSGAWENVRSHVDLTGRDRATSGWRR; encoded by the coding sequence ATGAGCAGGCACGATTGGACGCCATTGGCGACTAGTCCCCACTCGCCGGCCGAAGAAACCGCTGGCGCGATTTCCCCGGAACCTGGTGAGCGTGGCCCCACCCACTCGCCGGCCGAAGAAACCGCTGGCGCGATTTCCCCGGAACCTGGTGAGCGTGGCCCCACCCACTCGCCGGCCGAGAGCTTGCTGGCTGACGCAGTTGAAAGTGCGACGGCGGTCCTTGCGACCGCTGGCGTGCCCTCACCGGCGGTTGATGCGCAGCTTTTGGCCGCCCATCTGATGGGTGTGAACCGCGGCGAATTGGCAGCCATGCTATTTGGCACAGCTGTGGCACCTGCGGGCTATGGTGCCTTAATCGAGCGGCGTGCCGCACGCGAACCGCTGCAGCACATTACCGGGACTGCCTACTTTAGGTACCTGGAACTGGCAGTTGGCAAGGGTGTCTTTGTGCCGCGGCCGGAGACGGAATCCGTCGTCCAGCTGGCTATTGATGTATTAACACAGATGCGTCAGGAAGACGGTGGTGAGCTGCTCGCCGTCGACCTTGGTACGGGATCAGGCGCCATAGCCGCTGCCCTGGCCACCGAAGTTGCCGGTTCCCGTGTGTATGCCGTGGAGCTTAGCGATGATGCGTATCCCTGGGCGCAGCGGAACCTGGCGGGCACCGGTGCCACGCTTGTCCACGGCGACATGCGCGATGCCTTTCTCGAACTGGATGGAACGGTGGACGTGGTGGTTTCAAACCCGCCGTACATTCCGGCCGATGCCATCCCGCGTGACCTTGAAGTACGCCTGCACGATCCCCACATGGCGCTGTACGGCGGGGGAGCGGACGGCATGGAAATGCCAACAGCTGCCGCGGCGACCGCGGCCAGGCTGCTGCGCCCGGGCGGATACTTTGTCATGGAGCATGCCGAAGTGCAGGCAGCACAAATGGCAGCGCTCCTTGAGGGTAGCGGCGCATGGGAGAATGTTCGCAGCCACGTGGACCTGACCGGACGAGACAGGGCCACCAGCGGCTGGCGCCGCTAA
- the rho gene encoding transcription termination factor Rho, with the protein MTETITSAAAPKSAGLAGLKLAQLQVLAGQLGITGGSRMRKGDLVDAISAHQRGSSVADRPARSAAKTEEAAPAAAKAPAAKATAAKATAAKGAAATKVAEPAAKTTEAAVAAEPKAAAERPTRGRTRRAASSDGIITTGAPAVSEEAAAQAPAAAPETAAVEPSEGASGENDGDNRRQPRTRNRRAQGGGRTQSADADETTEAPAAVVGESASGHEPAGSTDAASSEAGNGEHGEGSDRNNRNQRNNRNQRNNNDRSANDRSSQGNHSGSTAGNNSNNNSSSTDDEDGSRNNRNRRNRRDRNSNDSNDRNDRSGNTSNNNRNDRNDRNDRFRDRNERRRGRNAGPDFDDTELTEDDVLLPVAGILDILENYAFVRTSGYLPGANDVYVSLQQVKKFNLRKGDAVVGAIRAPREGEDRSNAQSARQKFNALVRVTSVNGKTPEELKDRVEFSKLVPLYPSERLRLETDPKKVGPRVIDLVAPIGKGQRGLIVSPPKAGKTLILQSIANAITINNPEVHLMMVLVDERPEEVTDMQRTVKGEVIASTFDRPADDHTQVAELSIERAKRLVEMGMDVVVLLDSMTRLGRAYNNSAPSSGRILSGGVDSAALYPPKRFFGAARNIENGGSLTILATALVETGSKADEVIFEEFKGTGNMELRLSRQLADKRIFPAVDVNGSGTRREENLLSPEEVKIMWRLRRVLSGLEMQQSLELLTSKIRETQSNVEFLMQIQKTTLGSKAEQDK; encoded by the coding sequence GTGACCGAAACCATAACTTCTGCCGCTGCTCCCAAGTCTGCAGGTCTGGCCGGATTGAAATTGGCTCAACTGCAGGTACTTGCAGGCCAGTTGGGCATCACCGGCGGCTCCAGGATGCGCAAGGGCGATCTTGTTGACGCCATCTCGGCACACCAGCGCGGATCCTCTGTAGCCGACCGCCCGGCACGCTCGGCTGCAAAGACCGAGGAAGCTGCCCCGGCAGCCGCCAAGGCCCCCGCTGCCAAGGCAACGGCCGCCAAGGCAACTGCCGCCAAGGGCGCCGCCGCCACGAAGGTCGCCGAGCCTGCCGCCAAAACCACTGAGGCAGCTGTCGCCGCAGAGCCGAAGGCAGCAGCAGAGCGGCCCACCCGAGGCCGCACCCGCCGTGCCGCCAGCAGTGATGGCATCATCACCACCGGCGCCCCCGCCGTCAGTGAGGAAGCCGCCGCACAGGCGCCGGCAGCCGCTCCGGAGACGGCCGCCGTCGAACCGTCAGAAGGTGCCAGCGGCGAGAACGACGGCGACAACCGCCGCCAGCCCCGCACCCGCAACCGCCGTGCACAAGGTGGCGGACGGACGCAGTCGGCCGACGCCGACGAAACCACCGAGGCGCCCGCCGCTGTTGTCGGCGAATCCGCAAGCGGCCATGAGCCTGCCGGCTCAACCGATGCAGCCTCCTCCGAGGCCGGTAACGGTGAGCACGGCGAAGGCTCCGATCGCAACAACCGGAACCAGCGCAACAACCGCAACCAGCGCAACAACAATGACCGGTCCGCCAACGACCGCAGCAGCCAGGGCAACCACTCGGGCAGCACCGCCGGCAACAACTCGAACAACAACTCGAGCAGCACCGACGACGAAGACGGCTCCCGGAACAACCGCAACCGCCGCAACCGCCGCGACCGGAATTCCAACGATTCCAACGATCGCAATGACCGCAGCGGCAACACCAGCAACAACAACCGCAACGATCGCAACGATCGAAACGACCGTTTCCGTGACCGCAATGAACGCCGCCGCGGCCGCAACGCCGGTCCCGACTTCGATGACACCGAGCTGACAGAGGACGATGTCCTGCTGCCCGTGGCCGGCATCCTGGACATCCTGGAGAACTACGCCTTCGTGCGCACCTCCGGCTACCTGCCCGGTGCCAACGATGTTTACGTATCCCTGCAGCAGGTCAAGAAGTTCAACCTGCGCAAGGGCGACGCCGTCGTCGGCGCCATCCGCGCCCCGCGTGAAGGCGAAGACCGCAGCAACGCCCAGAGCGCCCGCCAGAAGTTCAACGCACTGGTGCGCGTCACCAGTGTCAACGGCAAGACTCCTGAAGAGCTCAAGGACCGTGTTGAGTTCTCCAAGCTGGTTCCGCTGTACCCCTCCGAGCGCCTGCGCCTGGAAACCGACCCCAAGAAGGTTGGGCCCCGTGTCATCGACCTCGTGGCACCCATCGGCAAGGGTCAGCGCGGCTTGATCGTGTCCCCGCCGAAGGCTGGCAAGACGCTGATCCTGCAGTCGATCGCCAACGCCATCACCATCAACAACCCTGAGGTCCACCTCATGATGGTCCTTGTTGATGAACGCCCTGAAGAAGTCACCGACATGCAGCGCACCGTCAAGGGTGAGGTCATTGCCTCAACCTTCGACCGCCCCGCCGATGACCACACGCAGGTTGCCGAGCTCTCCATCGAGCGCGCCAAGCGCCTTGTGGAAATGGGCATGGACGTTGTTGTGCTGCTTGACTCCATGACCCGTTTGGGCCGTGCCTACAACAACTCCGCACCGTCTTCCGGACGCATCCTCTCCGGTGGTGTGGACTCCGCAGCCCTGTACCCGCCCAAGCGATTCTTCGGTGCAGCCCGCAACATTGAAAACGGCGGCTCACTGACCATTCTGGCCACGGCACTGGTGGAAACCGGTTCCAAGGCTGACGAGGTCATCTTCGAAGAGTTCAAGGGCACCGGCAACATGGAACTGCGCCTCTCACGCCAGCTGGCTGACAAGCGCATCTTCCCCGCCGTCGACGTCAACGGCTCCGGCACACGCCGCGAAGAAAACCTGCTTTCCCCCGAGGAAGTCAAGATCATGTGGCGCCTGCGCCGCGTGCTCTCCGGCCTGGAAATGCAGCAGTCGCTTGAACTGCTCACCTCCAAGATCCGTGAAACGCAGTCCAACGTTGAGTTCCTCATGCAGATCCAGAAGACAACCCTGGGTTCCAAGGCCGAACAAGACAAGTAG
- a CDS encoding nucleoside-diphosphate sugar epimerase/dehydratase: MNISSAQAGGNPAISSGDGDRKPRLWLWSQAALDSLAWAVALCLAVLLRYELDVHLINFPGLIILITLAVATQLIVGWYMALYRGRYTFGSISEARVLIAVTLIVGVVVSIVLSIFINELHIARSVAVIAFPFAALSMAAVRYAKRLYVEGKPTFGEEAQRTLIYGAGFLGNSLVTRMVQDPESPYVPVGLIDDDSSKKHLRLSSVGVLGGGHELPEIIKRTKSTVIVLAMAHLSARQIREISDGVSGLGVKVLVLPPLQDMLSPDTNTDKRGGLTDFREIDVADLIGRTPVETQVEQIAGYIKGKRVLVTGAGGSIGSELCRQLSGFEPAELMMLDRDESGLQHTQLSIEGHGLLDNKNILLADIRDADALNLIFAKRRPEVVFHAAALKHAPLLQMYPEEGWKTNVIGSLNVLQAARSVDVETYVNVSTDKAASPTTALGHSKRAAEKLTSWMAGETGMRYVSVRFGNVIGSRGSMLPLFTDQINKGGPVTVTHPDVTRFFMTIPEACQLVIQAGAIGHGGDVLILDMGEPVRIMDVAERMIAMSGRDIKIKITGLRPSEKLHEQLTGDDEIQDPDGHAKISHTHARPLSPAELDLELWLQRCRDEAGPEGPSIDESDGDVAAGA; this comes from the coding sequence TTGAATATCTCCAGTGCACAGGCAGGCGGGAATCCCGCAATTTCTTCCGGGGACGGCGATCGTAAACCACGACTGTGGCTTTGGTCACAGGCCGCCCTCGATTCACTGGCCTGGGCGGTGGCGTTGTGTCTGGCGGTGCTGCTGCGTTACGAGCTCGATGTCCATCTCATCAATTTTCCCGGCCTCATCATCCTCATCACCCTGGCGGTGGCCACCCAGCTGATCGTGGGCTGGTACATGGCCCTGTACAGGGGCCGGTACACGTTCGGCAGCATCAGCGAAGCCCGCGTGCTCATCGCCGTCACGCTGATTGTGGGTGTGGTTGTCAGCATTGTGCTCTCGATCTTCATCAACGAACTTCACATCGCCCGCTCGGTGGCCGTCATCGCCTTCCCGTTCGCGGCGCTGTCCATGGCCGCGGTGCGGTACGCCAAGCGCCTCTATGTTGAGGGCAAACCGACCTTTGGTGAGGAGGCCCAGCGCACCTTGATTTACGGTGCCGGATTCCTGGGTAATTCGCTGGTCACCCGCATGGTCCAGGACCCCGAGTCGCCTTACGTTCCCGTGGGCCTGATCGACGACGACAGTTCCAAAAAGCACCTGCGCCTGAGCTCGGTGGGCGTCCTTGGTGGCGGCCACGAGCTGCCGGAAATCATCAAGCGCACCAAGTCAACGGTGATCGTGCTTGCCATGGCCCACCTCAGTGCCCGCCAGATTCGTGAAATTTCCGACGGCGTCTCCGGACTGGGAGTGAAGGTGCTGGTGCTGCCGCCCCTGCAAGACATGCTCAGCCCCGACACCAACACGGACAAGCGCGGCGGGCTCACCGACTTCCGCGAGATTGACGTTGCGGACCTCATCGGCCGCACCCCGGTGGAAACCCAGGTGGAACAAATCGCCGGTTATATCAAGGGCAAGCGTGTCCTCGTGACGGGTGCGGGCGGTTCCATCGGTTCCGAACTGTGCCGCCAGCTCAGCGGTTTTGAGCCCGCCGAGCTCATGATGCTGGACCGTGACGAATCCGGGCTGCAGCACACCCAGCTCTCCATCGAGGGCCACGGCCTGCTCGATAACAAGAACATCTTGCTGGCCGACATCCGCGATGCCGACGCGCTGAACCTGATCTTCGCCAAGCGCCGCCCCGAAGTTGTCTTCCACGCCGCCGCGCTCAAGCACGCACCGCTGCTGCAGATGTACCCGGAAGAGGGCTGGAAGACCAACGTCATCGGCTCCCTCAACGTGCTCCAAGCAGCCCGCAGCGTCGATGTTGAAACGTATGTGAACGTCTCCACCGACAAGGCGGCCAGCCCCACCACCGCCCTGGGCCACTCCAAGCGGGCAGCCGAAAAGCTCACGTCCTGGATGGCGGGGGAGACCGGCATGCGCTACGTCTCGGTCCGCTTCGGCAACGTCATCGGCAGCCGCGGCTCCATGCTCCCGCTGTTCACCGACCAGATCAACAAGGGCGGGCCAGTCACCGTCACCCACCCCGACGTGACCCGGTTCTTCATGACCATCCCGGAGGCCTGCCAGCTCGTCATCCAGGCCGGCGCCATCGGCCACGGCGGCGACGTGCTGATCCTGGACATGGGCGAACCCGTGCGCATCATGGACGTGGCCGAACGCATGATCGCCATGTCCGGCCGCGACATCAAGATCAAGATCACCGGCCTGCGGCCCTCGGAAAAGCTGCACGAACAACTCACCGGCGACGACGAAATCCAAGACCCCGACGGCCATGCCAAGATTTCCCACACGCACGCGCGCCCGCTCAGCCCCGCCGAGCTGGACCTTGAGCTGTGGCTGCAACGCTGCAGGGACGAGGCCGGGCCGGAGGGTCCCAGCATTGACGAGTCCGACGGCGACGTCGCGGCAGGTGCCTGA
- the prfA gene encoding peptide chain release factor 1, whose amino-acid sequence MFESIHGLLDEHAELQMRLSEPEVHADQALARKLGRRYAELSNVVEGYHQVETIGDDLEAAREMAAEDADFAAEVPVLEEQLAAAQEKLRRLLIPRDPDDARDVILEVKAGEGGDEAALFAADLVRMYTRYADSRGWKTEIISATESDLGGYKDISIAVKGRSNDPAEGVFARLKFEGGVHRVQRVPATESQGRIHTSAAGVLVLPEVDEPEEVDIHQNELKIDVYRSSGPGGQSVNTTDSAVRITHLPTGIVVAMQNEKSQLQNREAGMRVLRARILAHRQAIIDAENSATRKSQIRTMDRSERIRTYNYPENRIADHRTGYKAYNLDAVMNGDLEPVVQSAIEMDEQARLDAIGD is encoded by the coding sequence ATGTTTGAATCCATCCATGGCTTGCTTGATGAGCACGCCGAGCTGCAGATGCGGTTGAGCGAGCCCGAGGTGCACGCCGACCAGGCACTGGCGCGCAAGCTGGGCCGCCGGTATGCGGAACTGAGCAACGTGGTTGAGGGCTACCACCAGGTTGAAACGATCGGCGACGATCTGGAAGCGGCCCGTGAAATGGCGGCCGAGGATGCTGACTTTGCGGCCGAAGTGCCCGTCCTGGAAGAGCAGCTGGCAGCGGCCCAGGAGAAGCTGCGCCGTCTGCTGATCCCGCGCGATCCTGACGACGCACGCGATGTGATCCTGGAAGTCAAGGCTGGTGAAGGCGGCGACGAGGCGGCCCTCTTTGCCGCGGACCTGGTGCGCATGTACACCCGATACGCGGATTCACGAGGCTGGAAGACCGAGATCATCTCCGCCACGGAATCGGACCTGGGCGGGTACAAGGACATCTCCATCGCCGTCAAGGGCCGTTCCAACGATCCGGCCGAAGGTGTGTTTGCCCGTCTGAAGTTTGAAGGCGGCGTGCACCGTGTACAGCGCGTGCCCGCCACGGAAAGCCAGGGACGCATCCACACGTCCGCCGCCGGCGTGCTGGTACTGCCGGAAGTGGATGAGCCCGAAGAAGTCGACATCCACCAGAACGAACTCAAGATCGACGTCTACCGGTCATCCGGTCCGGGCGGCCAGTCAGTTAACACCACCGACTCCGCCGTGCGCATCACGCACCTTCCCACAGGCATCGTCGTCGCGATGCAGAACGAGAAGTCGCAGCTGCAGAACCGTGAAGCCGGCATGCGCGTGCTCCGGGCACGCATCCTGGCGCACCGGCAGGCCATCATCGACGCTGAAAACTCGGCCACGCGCAAGTCGCAGATCCGCACCATGGACCGCTCGGAGCGCATCCGCACGTACAACTATCCCGAGAACCGCATCGCCGACCACCGCACCGGATACAAGGCCTACAACCTTGATGCTGTTATGAACGGCGATCTGGAGCCCGTAGTGCAATCAGCCATTGAGATGGATGAGCAGGCACGATTGGACGCCATTGGCGACTAG
- a CDS encoding glycosyltransferase family 2 protein yields MTDSVAVAAVTFDRPDDVRTLLGALSQQSHTPHAIALVDSGTQSVEAIAAEAPAEVTYVRSLANLGGAGGFSLAILNAIASGAEWVWIMDDDAHPEDPACLATLLAAAKARQLDVVVPLIVAPGEPTKLSFPFRIDGHLTHERSVVEPLGFIENVGQFFNGALIRTDVFFKVGLPDLRLFIRGDETDFMLRLRQAKVKFGTVTSVALTHPAGWGEVQEVLGDRLHVLVPETAFKRFYYYRNRGFLTRKHRRVRSFVADAVGYPLFFLKKGDIRGLAKWVSTYSAGMRGAKFGPMKDQKF; encoded by the coding sequence TTGACCGATTCCGTTGCCGTTGCCGCCGTGACCTTTGACAGGCCCGACGACGTACGCACCTTGTTGGGAGCCCTTTCGCAGCAAAGCCACACGCCGCACGCCATTGCCTTGGTTGATTCCGGCACGCAATCCGTTGAGGCCATTGCCGCCGAGGCGCCTGCCGAGGTCACCTACGTCCGTTCGCTGGCGAACCTGGGCGGTGCCGGCGGTTTCTCCCTGGCCATCCTCAACGCCATCGCCTCCGGTGCCGAGTGGGTCTGGATCATGGACGACGACGCCCACCCGGAAGACCCTGCCTGCCTGGCCACGCTGCTGGCAGCTGCCAAGGCCCGCCAGCTTGACGTTGTTGTGCCGCTCATTGTGGCACCCGGGGAACCCACCAAGCTGTCGTTCCCGTTCCGTATTGACGGCCACCTGACCCATGAGCGTTCCGTGGTTGAACCTCTGGGTTTCATTGAGAATGTGGGCCAGTTCTTCAACGGGGCACTCATCCGCACGGACGTGTTCTTCAAGGTGGGCCTGCCGGACCTGCGCTTGTTCATCCGCGGCGATGAGACCGACTTCATGCTCCGCCTGCGCCAGGCCAAGGTGAAATTCGGCACCGTCACCTCCGTTGCCCTGACCCACCCCGCCGGCTGGGGCGAGGTGCAGGAAGTGCTGGGTGACCGCCTGCACGTGTTGGTCCCGGAAACCGCCTTCAAGCGTTTTTACTACTACCGCAACCGCGGCTTTTTGACCCGCAAACACCGCCGCGTGCGCTCTTTCGTGGCGGACGCCGTGGGCTACCCCTTGTTCTTCCTGAAGAAGGGCGACATCAGGGGCCTGGCCAAATGGGTCTCCACCTACTCTGCCGGCATGCGAGGGGCTAAATTTGGCCCCATGAAGGACCAAAAGTTTTGA
- a CDS encoding NAD(P)-dependent oxidoreductase, which yields MTSPLRWLVLGATGFVGSAVVAELRGRGLSVIALAAPRLASAAVSAPELVAEARASGAIATLTSAFAGVDIVVNAAGLATPGDGESPALTGANALLPAVISLAAREAGVTRFVHLSSASVQGHRRVIDESSDRAPFSAYSRSKALGEEVLELLALDSGDAASASASIVTVRATSVQGPSRPTTTSFVKVARSPLASVASPGTAPTPVSSINALAWFVVETGSCPTAVPSLVLQPWEGLSVSDVLSAAGGRKPRSLPQWLCRTVLKSGYVVSRLLGERLHGPIRRVELMWFGQEQTPGWAQTAGLLPEPAVTSVLQAARGQRP from the coding sequence ATGACTTCACCCCTCCGCTGGTTGGTCCTTGGCGCTACAGGATTTGTTGGTTCCGCAGTGGTTGCAGAGCTGCGCGGGCGCGGCCTGTCCGTCATTGCCCTTGCTGCACCGCGGCTGGCGTCCGCAGCAGTGTCCGCCCCTGAGCTGGTGGCCGAGGCACGTGCGTCCGGGGCCATTGCCACCTTAACGTCCGCCTTTGCCGGCGTTGACATTGTGGTGAATGCGGCCGGGCTGGCCACACCGGGCGATGGCGAATCACCGGCGCTGACCGGAGCCAACGCGCTGCTGCCCGCCGTCATCAGCCTGGCCGCACGCGAGGCCGGTGTCACACGGTTTGTGCACCTGAGCAGCGCCTCGGTGCAGGGACACCGCAGGGTCATTGATGAATCCAGCGACCGCGCACCTTTCTCCGCCTACTCGCGGTCCAAGGCACTGGGCGAGGAAGTCCTTGAGCTTCTTGCACTCGATTCAGGCGATGCTGCCTCTGCCTCTGCCAGCATTGTCACGGTCCGGGCCACCTCGGTGCAAGGTCCCAGTCGACCCACCACCACCTCGTTCGTGAAGGTGGCACGCTCCCCGTTGGCTTCTGTTGCCTCCCCCGGGACGGCGCCCACACCCGTCAGTTCCATCAATGCACTGGCGTGGTTTGTTGTTGAAACAGGGTCTTGCCCCACCGCCGTGCCCTCTCTGGTACTGCAGCCATGGGAGGGCCTGAGCGTCAGTGACGTGCTCAGCGCGGCCGGTGGGCGCAAGCCGCGCAGCCTTCCGCAATGGCTGTGCCGCACGGTCCTGAAGAGCGGCTATGTTGTGTCCAGACTTCTGGGCGAACGCCTGCACGGGCCCATCCGCAGGGTGGAGCTCATGTGGTTTGGCCAGGAGCAAACTCCCGGCTGGGCGCAAACTGCAGGGCTGCTCCCCGAGCCTGCCGTGACGTCAGTGCTGCAAGCCGCACGCGGCCAACGCCCCTAA
- the thrB gene encoding homoserine kinase: MVTPLLKTPLSGITATVQVPGTSANLGPGFDSLGLAVSLYDTLSVTALAVPELEFELSGEGVAELPRDGRHLVVKTMDTAWARLGYSRVGLRITAANVLPHGRGLGSSASAIVAAVMAANALVAPEDQQDKAWILQLASELEGHPDNVAPAIYGAVAISWQEGPDYASARLTPAAMVIPVVAIPDVELKTERARGMLPATVPHADAAANSGRAALLMHALTAQPELLLAGTRDYLHQNYRAAAMPGSAGLVAQLRAEGFAAFISGAGPTVMTLANGPAQADSAVARITEIGAIARSEHKHGVSWRVLRLQVDLEGAKVEVHP; encoded by the coding sequence ATGGTGACACCGCTTTTGAAAACACCGCTCAGCGGGATAACTGCCACCGTGCAGGTGCCCGGCACCAGCGCCAACCTGGGCCCCGGCTTCGACTCGCTGGGGCTGGCAGTTTCGCTCTACGACACACTGAGCGTCACAGCGCTGGCCGTGCCGGAGCTGGAGTTTGAGCTCAGCGGTGAAGGGGTGGCGGAGCTTCCCCGGGACGGCCGCCACCTGGTGGTCAAGACCATGGACACAGCCTGGGCACGCCTGGGCTACAGCCGTGTGGGATTGCGGATCACCGCAGCCAATGTGCTCCCACACGGCCGTGGCCTGGGATCCTCGGCATCGGCCATCGTGGCGGCCGTCATGGCCGCCAACGCCCTGGTGGCACCCGAGGACCAGCAAGACAAGGCCTGGATTTTGCAGCTCGCATCCGAGCTGGAAGGCCATCCCGACAACGTTGCCCCGGCCATTTACGGTGCCGTTGCCATCTCGTGGCAGGAAGGGCCGGACTACGCCAGTGCCAGGCTCACACCGGCGGCCATGGTCATTCCCGTTGTTGCCATTCCCGACGTCGAGCTTAAGACCGAGCGGGCCCGCGGCATGTTGCCTGCAACGGTCCCGCATGCCGACGCAGCAGCCAATTCCGGCCGCGCGGCGCTGCTCATGCACGCCCTGACGGCGCAGCCCGAGTTGCTGCTGGCCGGCACGCGCGACTACCTGCACCAGAACTACCGCGCCGCGGCCATGCCCGGCAGTGCCGGACTCGTGGCGCAATTGCGGGCCGAGGGATTCGCCGCCTTCATTTCAGGTGCCGGACCCACGGTCATGACCCTGGCCAATGGCCCGGCACAGGCCGACTCGGCTGTGGCCCGCATCACCGAAATTGGCGCCATTGCCCGCAGCGAGCACAAACACGGCGTGTCTTGGCGCGTTTTACGGCTTCAGGTTGACCTTGAAGGTGCTAAAGTGGAAGTGCATCCATAG